The following DNA comes from Musa acuminata AAA Group cultivar baxijiao chromosome BXJ1-4, Cavendish_Baxijiao_AAA, whole genome shotgun sequence.
AGAGAAGATGCCTAAATTCTCatgagtcaaaaagaaaactcaaataaagattaaaaagatGTTAAAAACGAACCACAGGGCTTTTGAGCTCTGAAACAGCACGTCTTGCCTGCTCCACAGTTGCAAAACGCAAGAATGCAAATCCTTTGTTCTTCTTTGTAATTGGATTCATCATCAGACGAATTTCAGTAATCACACCCACTTTAGTAAAAACTTTCTTGAGGTCATCTTCAGTAGCATCTTTATCTAGACCACCAACAAAAATTTCAAACTCCTTACGCTTTTTATGCTCCTTAACTACCTCATGGTGCTCTTCTTCCTCGGCATCAATCTCATGGCCTTCCTCAGCATTTTCATCATCCTCTTCACCCTCTAACTCTTCTCCACCATCTTCAATCTCCTCATCAACCatgtctgcttcttcttcttcttcagccatGTCATCCTCTTCACCCTCCTCGCCTTCATCAACATAATCTTCTTGTACTTCATTCTCCATATCTTTCTCACCATAATCTACAGCAGTATCATCTTCAGGATCATCCTCTGGCTCATTGTCCTCCAACTCTAACCTCTCACCTTTATCTTCttccatataaacctccttcacaTCATCTTCATCTGAAATGACAAGCATAAAAAATTTGCATCTTATTCAGTTATATTTACACAATCGCTACATATTTTTGATCCTTAATGAGCAAGCACAGAAAAGATTATCATAAAATCTGTTCAAATTTCTAGAATAATTCAAtgactaaaaataaatttttttatcactttgaTGACAAACATCAAGATgccaaaataattttctttttcaaaatcaTGTACAATATGGGGATTTATTGAACAGCATCCAAACTCAGAAATCTCAATTTGATTCCCCAGATAGCAAAGCACTCTGTTCTATTAATCACAAACCAGAAAGATTTTTGCAATTGATGAAGACATCAGACAAATGACATTGAACCACATATTTGTAGAAGAAAGGGTGCACGCAACCACCATCAAAGAAACACAGATATGTGACTATACAATAATAGAGTGAAAGTCTAAAGAGCTAGAATAACAAAAACTCaagattgaaaagaaaaaaataaatgatgccGATATTTTAAGTGTAGAAGGTCAAAGCGCAATTGACCAAAAAAGAAGTTGCATAGGGAAAAGAGATAGCTGAAGGGTATCCATCTAATTACTTAGAACTGCCTAAAGATCAATTAAACATTTGGACACGGTTCAAATTAACATGCATAAAAGAAGTCATCATCCTATCAGAAGATTCATTGGTCAGTTATTACAGAGCGTCAAGTACAAGTAAGCACAGCATTGCAAAGTAACTAAATTAGAATAAAGCAAACATAACAAAACTAAGCAATTTTTATGCTAAAATTAAAAATCCATGACAACAATCGAGATGAGAGATAGAACACGTCTTCTGTATAAAATTAAGCAGTAGATAAGACACGATAACCAAAACAAACCTAAACTCCAGATCATGATGAACATGCAACAAAAACAGGGGATGTGATCAATTTAATATCCGCATGCTCGAGGCCTTTCTCACCAGAATCTAACACGACAGGCTTCCCGGCAACAGCCTTCTCCACGACGACCTCCTCGACCTTGATTTCCTTCTTCACGTCGTCGACAGGAGCCGTGACCACTTCCACCTTAGGGGGCTCTTCCGCCACCTCGGGCTGGATCTGGGCCTTGGGCGTCCCCTTGGCCGTCCTGGACGCCGTCTTCCTCAGCCCCGCCGACCCACCCGACGCCTTCTTCGCCGATCGAGGAGGCATCTGGGGATCAGAAAATCCAACCAGAAATCAAGCCCTGAACAACCATCAAAATCTAACGTCAAGATCAAAGAAACATCGAACACGCATCCCATACCTTATGGCGCGATCAAAATCCCTGGATAGATGAGCAACGGATCAATCTTGGGCGCAAACCCTAGCTAATGACGTCGCCGGTGACAGACAAACCCTAGACTCCTGTTAATTTATAGGGACTCGAGGTTCCCTCGGGAGCCCAAACGATAAGGAGTTCACCCGAACAACACAATTTTTGTGACTAAATTATCCTTGTTGAACCGCTGTTCTGACTGCAGTCCGGCTCACAAGGTAAGGGTATTTTAGTCATACCGAGAATATGATGGATTCCGGATCgggttgggattggatttggctcCGACTAGTCCGGTAAATCAAACCAAGCTTGTAGTTTTACCACATTGTCCTCGATTTGAGTGGCTCTCGTGGTCGCCAATACGTAGAATGATGAAAGGTATTTTCGTCATAAAAAGAGTAGATATTGGCCCAATAAATTATTGAGCGGTTCTCGTGACCAGGGTATTTTAGTCATTCCATGGAAGCAATGAGAATAGCGGGTTCATTTGGACTTCAATTTGGGTCCAATTGGTCTTATAAACCAAACCCAAACCTTATCGTTCAATTAAATTACCTTTATTGAGTTTAAAATAACGTGGAAATTCACATAGATCTATTGACTAAACAGGATAAAATGATTCTTACTCTAAAGCATGAATTTTGGATTCAGAGTGAGTGTTTACATACTCGGTAAATTATATCCAAATTAGATAAGTACATAGAGTTTGGACTATTTATGAGTTGATTTCAAAGTTGATGCAATCTTAATCGGATCCTAtcctatttttattctttaaaaatatttatttttattttttttacaaagggTAAGTGGTGAAGACATGATTTGAACTTAAAGGCCTTATGATAAACTATCATAATCATTACTAACTAAGATAATTGACATTTACAAAAATATttacattgcattgcatgcataacACAAAGCAATTTTGGAAGCTCTCGAGTATGCGAAAGGTTTGGGCCTCTTCAATATTTGGGTTAGATCCTCTATAATCTGTTATTATAAAGATTTGGGAACAATACTAGATATTAGGATTAATATGAATATATACTTGATTCTTCTTCAAAAATTAGCATCACAGATTTGATTTCATGATAAGCTTGTAGTAGTTCTGTGTACTGCTGCTCCTCAAGCTGTGTACTTGGACAGGAAAAGCTAATTTGGCAATAACAAGGATCACCGGGAACAAAATTAACAAGACAAATGTGCTCAAGATTTCTCACAACTAATTATCAATCTTTCATGCATGTAATCATCATACAAGGATCAGCTTTCTGTTCTTTGCTAGCAAACATGACTTGTGTTTAGGCCAAGAAGCATTTGATGTGCCATTGTGAATCTTCCAGGCTTCCAAGAAGGCTCTTAGGTCGATGAGCTTCGCATTTGAGCCGATGCAACAGTTTGCATGAACGGTGATCACTTTTCTGAAGTCCTTGCTTTTCTGGCAGAACCCGCTGAAGTAATCGGTGTCTAAGTACCTCACTTTCATGTCCAGTTGTTCAAAGACACCATCAAAGTTCATCTTAAGCAATACATCCTGATCTTTCATGCCTGATGAACTGTTCATCGCACCATACCACCGATTAAACAAAGCTATAGTCCTGCTGTTggatgaaataaaataaaatccggtgttgattaagttggaggtAGCGTTGAATGGCTGACCGTTGTAATTGTCACAACTTATCTGCAGGTCCTCTCCACCATTCAATCTTGTTAATGGGTTCCTTAGCCAGAGTATATCCATGTCCTGATAATGATAACAAGCAAGAAAAGTTATATAATTACACATTATTATTAACACTTGTTTCCATAATACAGGGGACTGAGACATAGGTAATAACAAAATTAAGCAGcattatatgataaattatcacttTGTCCTTTCCTGGACTAGCATGAAGATCTGAACAAAGGACAAAAATTACCAGATGAATAATAAGTTCAATACAGTCATAATCCTATTGAAAATGTAAGAAGGGATCAGAAATGTCAGTCTTATGCTTCTGCAGAGTTCTTCAAAGATGCTTTAATGGGAGTTGTTCTAATCTGTGCTTCTTCTATTTCTTGCAGTGTTCATGCTACCTATGTACTTAGATCTCTTTGTTAGTATCTATTGAAATTACTTTTTAACTAAAATAAAATTACTAGCTAGTATCTATTGAAATTGCTAAAGCAAACAAAGAAAGAAGTTAAATGATAGAAGTAAAAGACATTTTCTCTGTCATGTCTAGTAATACTTAAGAAgtctttgtttcttgtattatcaaaatttcatatgagAGATGCTAATTTCTATCATGACAGGAAGAAAATTTTAGTGGCTACTTTActagaaatttattgaaatgaagccAATTTTATTGACTCAAGGCTGCATTTTGTGGTCATATTTGGTTTGTGCTCAACATGGGCATGTTGAATGAAATCTAAATAAATCATATCAACAGTCATTTAAATTATGTATGAGTACAATTGGCTTTTGGGCACCACAAGTTATATATTGCAATACCACTAGTCTTACCGTGAAGATGAAGCTATATCCACGCCTCAGGACTTCTCTAAGGAATTGAGTTCTTCTCCACATCATCTTGATAAAGTTACCAGACATGTAAAAGGCCTCCTTGGAGAAACTAACATCCTCAGAGACAAGATGATAGCAGTGAAGTTGTAATGCTTTACATCGATTGAAGGCTAGTTCATCAACTGCTACGAGGAGGAGGTAATTGATCAAGAACTCAGTGTTTTCCCCTTGGTGCAAGCTCAGCAGGAAGAGATCCAACATGCCATTTTCACCAATGTATGCTTTATTTAAAATGGCAATTATTAGTGTCTTATTCTTCATCGAAGTTCCCTCCAAGGCGATGCCCAATTCATCTCGTTCGACGCTTTTTCTCTGTCCACACACAACATTGCATAAATGCATGATCTCCAATGAAATAATGAaggtattcctttttttttttggtcctgTTCGTATGTGTATGAATTTGTCAAGCTAGTATGTGAGAACCAGAAAACCAAGTTGGTTATCTCACTACGGCATTTGGATCCTAAATCGAAATCATGACAGATTTTTAGATTGCAGATCTGAAAAAAGAACCATCAACAAGTATTGAAGCACCATAATTAAACATGTACATGCCTCTGATATAAATttgtcaatggctaaaaattgaaAATCTCTTTCTACATTAAATTTTAAACGTTAAACTAGAAAGGGTGTCTTTGTTTCAAAGCATGCATGAACTTTAAAAAGGTTCAGATTGAGAGAACGATTATCAATCACAAGCACTACTGATACTTATGCAGTATATAAACAGCAATTACATCATTCTTAGAGGCTATAAAATCACTATATTGTAGAATATCCGTCTCATATAGCGGACTATGTGAAATAAAAACTAATTAACACTGCAAAAGAAATTGCTTTAGAGTAAGCTTCTACATCATGATCTGCACAGTAGATAGAGTGATGATAGTAAATTTGTGAGTGTTGTACAGATTTGTTGGTTAAGAGAATCAAGAGAATACAATTTTACATAAAAGAAATGCAacacaaaaattatatataaatggtGCAATCAGATAAGTCTTTTTAAGACCTTGGAACTATCAATAGCACCACTGAATTCTTTGTTCGAAGTGGATCACTAACAAAGGAAAATTACAGTGATAGATTTTAAGTATAATTTTAAGTAAGAAATTTAACCCAGCAATTAGCAGTGTGGTTAAGTCATTAACTCATACAGAAGTTTTTACAGAATGCAATTAAAATCAGTTCGATGATGTTATTAACAGGCCGCAGGCAGTGTCAATTTTTATGCCAATAATCCAATCACTAGCATAGGTAAATTAACATTTCAAACATTTGTATTTTGACACcaccatacaaaaattttatgatGTAGAAAAACGAGCACAAATTCATTAATTGACTATCATGTAAGAATTTTGAAAAACCAATAAAAGTTATGTCTTGTGAGATGAACTTTGCTGACAAACTATCCCTTTCTTTCTGAGAATCTTTTATCAGGCCTCAATTGGGAATGGTTCTCAACCTTCTAAGTCAAACCTGTTCCCAAATACAAGTGGAAAATTGACAAACAAGGGTTCTTGATGTGATTCGATATTCCAGTTTTCTCAATTTACAAGTGGAACTTTGCTGACAAACTATTCCTTTCTTTCTGAGAATCTTTTATCAGGCCTCAATTGGGAATGGTTCTCAACCTTCTAAGTCAAACCTGTTCCCAAATACAAGTGGAAAATTGAAAAACAAGGGTTCTTGATGCGATTCTATATTCCAGTTTTCTCAATTTACAAAGCACAACCCTATATATGTAACTTGTTAGATGGGTTAAGTTAAAGTTTGGATTCGTCAAAATGGCATATCAAAGctcaaaattcatcattctcttTTATGAGACATAAGATGGTAAGAGGATATATGACATATAAAATGTCCATAATTTATTTGTTTAATTAAGCATTTGGATTAGATTGGTGTCTTATACTAAGACTGTTGAATTGACCAACTCAGACACTTGATAAAGCTAATTGAAGAGCTCTAACTAATGCCAAAGAGAATGGCAACTGTTCCCTCCTAAGTGGAAGCTAGTTAAAGTAGAGAAACACTGAACCATCTTTCCCCCAAAACAATCACTTAAGTCACCTCTTGCCACCAACCTACCTACCTACCCACCTCCTGTTCCCTGTTCTTTTTGTAACTAGCCCCACCTCATGTTCCAACACCTCAAGTACCTCGGCCCCCCCCCCCCACCATCAGAGTGCAATTCCAGCTCTGCCCTGTCTTCTATCACTTTAGAGTCACCCTACAGAAAGAGTTGCAACAAATGCCTAACTAGGttgtggggggagggggggacaatCCATGGCTGTAAAGATGACATCAACAATGTTCTTTGCGATAGAGGTAAATTTGGgggaaggaaaagaagagaacCAAATGGGCCTGTCAATCTACATTGCTCGCACAAGTCTGTACTTTTACTGCGCTCTCGTTTGGCTGCCGACATCAAGGGACTCATCCTTCCTCAATCGTTCGCCGTCATGTGGATTCTTGAGCTAATTTCATGTATTGCTTCCCACAATCCTACAGCATTACATACTACAAGGCAAAGGAGATGAGTGCAGGAGCAAAGGAGATCACTTTAAGCAAGCGTACCGCATCGAATGGGTGTTGGAGAACAGGGAACGCCGTCGACGAGAACAGCTCGGGTGGCCCCGGGCAGGCGTAGATGAGCAGCGAGAGCAGAAGCAGAGAGCAGGCCGTGATACCCGTCCTGCGGCCGACGACGACGGCCTTGGATGACTCGCGCGCAGAGGCTGCTCCACTGGTTGCCAGATCCATGGGGGGGACCTGAGCCGACCAGATGTGCCGCCTGTTCTTCTCTGAGTACTGCGACGAAGGCAGCAGCAGCATCGCCCAATGTGGTGTGGGAAGCGGCGGTGCCTTTTATGAAGCAAGTGCAGAGTTGCAGAGTGCAGAGTGTGAGCAGCGAGCACTCCGTGGTGGGACCGGAAAGATACATAAAGAAAGTAGAGACAGGGTGAGAGACCGGGCGGTGGGGGGAGCAGTTTGCCTAATTTCGTGTACTTTGTTTCACCACAAAAGAGGATCAATCAATCACGAGAAACCATGTGTAAATTTATGATGATTGTTGGGCAAATTTAAtggaagataataataaaaaacgttctctttataaaataatcatattttagatttttttatgaattatatttcttttgaatttttaaataatatccttaattaaaaataaaattatccctcaaaaaaaatttataagtttTGCCTACCAcaataaaatattgtaaaataaacttaaaatttttataaataagtcaaataaaaatatgttaaaaattattTGATGTATCATATTATGATTCGAAtaggtatttataatagtttaagaataatatacctaaatagaattaaaattttaacttgttataatattttgaccACCATACTAAAACATTATAAAACTTACTCGAAAATACTTTAAATGATCCAAAACGATACAAATACGAACCTTAATATAGAAGAAATGATAATATAACAAAAAAGATACATTTATACTTTTTTTAGTACTtagataaaaatactataaattagttaaataaaatattataacagtttaaaatgattaaaaaataagcaaaaaaataattgaaattttttagatattttttaaattaggagCACTatccaaaacaaaaacaaaacaggTGGTAATGGTTAGAAAATATCGAAATTATGGATATTTTCTAAGGAAATCATCCACTAAAAATTTAgtatgaaataaatttataacaagaaaaaaaactaaaaattaaagattaatcattttaaaataCTTTATATGTTTCAATTTTATTAAGGATGACATAAGTAACACTCAAGTTTATAAGATTATGTTTTGAGTATTTTATGGAGTAGTGCAGAGTGTGAGCATGCGAGCACTGAGTGGTGGGACCGGAAAGATATGTAaagaaagtagagagagagagagagtgggggtTGGGGGGAGTAGTTTGCCTAATTTTGTGGAGTTGTTCACCACAAAGAGGATCGATCATGGAAAACCATGTGTAAATTTATGATCAATGATTATTGAGCAAATTACAAGGAGGATAAAAAAAATGCTCTCTCTCTAGAAaataatcattttttatttttattttttaaaaatacatctcttttgatttttaaaaagtaatttaattaaaaaaactcAAATAATCTCTTAAAATTGATTATAGCGTTTTGACTATCACAATAAAAAAACACTTAAAACTTACTTAAATATaagtttaaataaaaatatattaaaaatcatttgatatatgattcaaataaatatttataatagtttaataataacatcactcaaatataaattaaaaaataacttatTATAGTATTTTAACCACcataataaaatactataaaatctactcgaaaatattataaatgattcaaatgaaattttagccTTAATCAAATCAACTATGAGCCTAAAATATGGAATCGTAATGAACATGTAAAAAAGGAGTGAAAAAAATTTAGTGAAATTTTTTTAAGAGTATTTTGGAATTCTTTTAAATTACGAGCACTATCTGAAAATACCCAAAATGTTAGTATTTTActattttctagaaaaaaaatatatccttTAGAAATTTAGTATGAAATCGGATTTTACTTTAACGAGAATCTCAtacattaaatatattttttatcatgataAAAGACATAGGGGAAGGAGTTAATACTTCAATCAATCAAAATATTATGTCATTCATTGTCTCACAAATATTTGTATTGTtaatcaataaataaaattaacaatAAATTTACATGATTattaatcatattattattattattattattatatattgctGTTCTAAAACCTTAAACTTGATCGAGATTTGTGAGAAAACTGGTGACGAATGGCTGAAATATTGATTTAAAGAGAGTGAATGCACGATGTGACATTTCATATGggtgatatgaatgcaacatgcGAGAGTCCGATCTCATACGACCTGCATACGACCAAACGTACATAATAACTCGTAGGCAACCAAACCCATGATGACGTTGACCTGATGTTGAACTCCTTGAGTCAACACATTAAGCTATAAAATGTATAGTTTTGACCAATAAAATGGACAACCTTCATATTGATTCCAATAATTGCCTTTTTGGATCCATGATTGTATAATCattccaaattttggagcccaaagccACCTTAATGAGATGACCTAACTCAAGCACTGACCAAATAAGTTGCTGAACACCAAAAAAATTAAATGGCAATGACATTGGAAGCAACTCTAATGAAGAACAAGACTGATGATGCTATGATGTTTTTTACTCGAGTGAAATGTTGTAGTAGGAGCATTGATAATGTGGGTTGTCTaaacttagaaaaataaatatttaaaaataattgataCAAAATAAATCTAATTTGTCATTATTTATCTatattaatgaaaaaaaatatttttttttatcatgagaGAATAAATTATAAACTACATTaagttcataaaatattttttaacataaGCTCCGAATAATTTTtctgatatatgatatatatatatatatatatatatatatatatatatatatatatatatatatatatatatatatatatatatatatatatatacacacacacactaaaAAGAACCCT
Coding sequences within:
- the LOC135662615 gene encoding uncharacterized protein At1g28695-like; amino-acid sequence: MLLLPSSQYSEKNRRHIWSAQVPPMDLATSGAASARESSKAVVVGRRTGITACSLLLLSLLIYACPGPPELFSSTAFPVLQHPFDARKSVERDELGIALEGTSMKNKTLIIAILNKAYIGENGMLDLFLLSLHQGENTEFLINYLLLVAVDELAFNRCKALQLHCYHLVSEDVSFSKEAFYMSGNFIKMMWRRTQFLREVLRRGYSFIFTDMDILWLRNPLTRLNGGEDLQISCDNYNGQPFNATSNLINTGFYFISSNSRTIALFNRWYGAMNSSSGMKDQDVLLKMNFDGVFEQLDMKVRYLDTDYFSGFCQKSKDFRKVITVHANCCIGSNAKLIDLRAFLEAWKIHNGTSNASWPKHKSCLLAKNRKLILV